CAATCGTGTTGGATCCATTTTGTTTGCGACACCCATGCAAGCGATTATTTTAATATTTCTTTCGATACATTGCTGTGCAAGATGTATTTTATAACTGATAGTATCTGAAGCATCAATGACATAATCAGGTTTATAACTAAAAAACGTATCAGCTGTTTCTTCCGTGTAAAACATTTGAAGTGAAATGACTTCGCAGTCTTTATTTATATCAGCGATTCTTTCTTTCATAACTTCAGTCTTCGAACGTCCTACTGTCGAAAGATAAGCTACAAGTTGCCGATTCACGTTCGTGATATCAACATCGTCTTTATCCACTAGGATTATGCGCCCAATCCCGCTTCTTGCACAAGCTTCAGCGGCAAAAGAACCCACGCCGCCTACGCCTAAAATGGCGACTGTCGTATCCCGCATGCGCTCGACGCCTTCTTGTCCAATGGCTAATTCATTTCGTGAAAATTGATGCAACAAAAGTAATTCCGCCCTTCTATAAATAAGAAATTATATAGTAAAATTAATTTTCGCCAAGAAAAAACCTCTCCGCAATATCACCAGAGAGGATTAAGTTCTTCAAAAGGACGAATCCCAAATATGCCGTCTTTGAAGATATCGTTTTGAGCCCGCACTCGGCAGGTGGGTGTCCTATCCAACTGTTTTGACGTCCCCTGAGAGGCGTGTCATCCGAATTGGAATGTGAACTCCCTACGATAGAAATGTTCGGTCAAAACTTAAAGGTCAAATAACGAACACTTCAGGATTCGTATTAATGTAAGATTACCATACTTTATAAAAGAGTTCAATCATTTTACTAGATTAATTTTTTACTAACGTAGGAATAATTTTGAATCATTACTTTTTAACAGTCTTTATACCAAGTTCCGCGAGTTGACTATCATCCACGCTATCCGGTGCTGCCGTTAATAAATCGCTCGCACTCGCTGTTTTAGGGAATGCGATTGTATCTCTTAAGTTCGTCGCGCCAGACAAAATCATTACAATCCGGTCAAGTCCGAATGCGATTCCACCATGAGGAGGCGTTCCAAACTCAAATGCATCTAACAAGAAGCCAAATTGTTCTCTAGCAGCCTCTTCCGTAAATCCAAGCGCTTTGAACATTTTCTCCTGGAGTTCGCGTTGATAAATGCGCAGCGATCCCCCGCCTAGTTCATAACCGTTTAAGACAAGGTCATAAGCTTGCGCTTTCACTTGGCCCGGGTTACTTTCTAATTCTTCTTCATTTGCCGGCATCGTGAACGGATGGTGCGCCGCATAATAACGACCTTCATCTTCGTTATACTCAAACAATGGCCACTCTGTCACCCAAAGGAAATTGAATTTGGACTCATCGATAAGACCGCGTTCTTTCCCGATTTTAACGCGGAGCGCGCCTAAAGCATCCGCAACGACATTCTTTTTATCGGCGACGAATAAAAGGAGATCGCCGGCTTCTGCGTTTGCCGCTTGTTGCAATGAATTTGCTAACTCGCCTTCGAAAAATCTTGCGAT
This genomic window from Sporosarcina sp. Marseille-Q4063 contains:
- a CDS encoding ThiF family adenylyltransferase, producing MLHQFSRNELAIGQEGVERMRDTTVAILGVGGVGSFAAEACARSGIGRIILVDKDDVDITNVNRQLVAYLSTVGRSKTEVMKERIADINKDCEVISLQMFYTEETADTFFSYKPDYVIDASDTISYKIHLAQQCIERNIKIIACMGVANKMDPTRLQIADISKTHTDPLAKVIRLRLRKAGIYKGLPVVFTDESPVVIREEVVETVGKPDAEIRKAEMPPASNAFVPSVAGLVCASWVMNDIVADIPIQRVKDKV